Proteins encoded together in one Mycobacterium simiae window:
- a CDS encoding PaaI family thioesterase, producing the protein MDNTGYLGLFGEPGAALAETAWVAHANNNLTPNLAALNARFLDGSRTERWLRMSYEPGAGAYNFAQLSGGSMAEMLDQTATHCGSLATACPCPTLSMTVTILRAGTAKSYVATGRVLKLTKTNAVLGADLDDDSGRRIATVTVVSQLITDLSRLT; encoded by the coding sequence ATGGACAACACCGGCTATCTCGGCCTGTTCGGGGAACCGGGAGCTGCGCTTGCGGAAACGGCGTGGGTTGCCCACGCGAACAACAACCTGACGCCCAACCTCGCGGCATTGAATGCGCGGTTCCTCGACGGGTCGCGTACCGAGCGCTGGTTGCGCATGTCATACGAACCTGGTGCTGGCGCATATAATTTCGCGCAACTCAGCGGCGGGTCCATGGCCGAGATGCTGGATCAGACGGCAACCCACTGCGGCTCGCTGGCGACGGCCTGCCCCTGTCCGACGCTGAGTATGACGGTGACGATCCTGCGCGCGGGCACGGCGAAAAGCTATGTGGCAACGGGGCGGGTCTTGAAGTTGACGAAGACCAACGCCGTGCTGGGCGCGGACCTCGATGACGATTCCGGTCGCCGAATCGCCACGGTGACCGTGGTATCGCAGCTCATCACCGACCTCAGCCGGCTGACCTAA
- a CDS encoding TetR/AcrR family transcriptional regulator: MAGGTKRLPRAVREQQMLDAAVQMFSVNGYHETSMDTIAAAAEISKPMLYLYYGSKEDLFGACLNREMTRFIEAVRADIDFTQSPRDLLRNTIGSFLRYIDANRASWIVMYTQAISSQAFAHTVREGREQIIELVAGLVRENSRTPRTDAEHQMMAVALVGAGEAMANRLSTGDIDVDEAAELMIDLFWHGLRGVPEKQEAGPAQRPAS; this comes from the coding sequence ATGGCAGGTGGTACCAAGCGGCTACCGCGCGCCGTACGGGAACAGCAGATGCTCGACGCCGCAGTGCAGATGTTTTCGGTCAACGGCTACCACGAGACCTCGATGGACACCATCGCCGCCGCGGCGGAGATCTCCAAGCCGATGCTGTACCTGTACTACGGCTCGAAAGAGGACTTGTTCGGGGCGTGCCTGAACCGCGAAATGACCCGCTTCATCGAGGCGGTGCGCGCCGACATCGACTTCACCCAAAGCCCACGGGACTTGTTGCGCAACACGATTGGGTCGTTCTTGCGCTATATCGACGCCAACCGGGCGTCCTGGATCGTGATGTACACCCAGGCGATCAGCTCGCAGGCCTTTGCCCACACCGTCCGAGAGGGCCGCGAGCAGATCATCGAGCTGGTCGCGGGTCTGGTGCGGGAAAACAGCCGCACGCCGCGCACCGATGCCGAGCACCAGATGATGGCGGTCGCGCTGGTGGGCGCCGGTGAGGCGATGGCCAATCGGCTGTCCACCGGCGACATCGACGTCGACGAGGCGGCCGAGCTGATGATCGACTTGTTCTGGCATGGGCTGCGCGGCGTGCCCGAGAAGCAGGAAGCCGGCCCGGCCCAGCGGCCCGCGTCCTAA
- a CDS encoding DUF2613 family protein, with protein sequence MTGFALAAATGVVAGLMIGAAATVGVTLAVQDHGMTHPPAAPATRSPTGPYLVNYGERCWHGHCIPWP encoded by the coding sequence ATGACGGGGTTTGCGCTGGCCGCTGCCACCGGAGTGGTGGCGGGCTTGATGATCGGAGCCGCCGCGACCGTCGGGGTGACGCTGGCCGTCCAGGACCACGGCATGACGCACCCGCCGGCCGCGCCGGCGACGCGAAGCCCGACCGGTCCGTATCTGGTCAACTACGGCGAGCGGTGTTGGCACGGACATTGCATCCCCTGGCCGTGA
- a CDS encoding cytochrome P450, whose product MGALPTVDLTGNLAGDLHGVLREAARRGPLARDEMTGAVVALRQRDVELLVRDKRLNGIGLTLFDMMGITSGPLRDWYGRLMFTTEGDYHQRMRTLVARAFTPRAVAALQDAAAELAAAAIGSARRSGDLVPAGAAVAAGLTCRLLGVPATDVPLFAQWADALSPVFFVMTPDQIGNATRAVTELQSYVHDLTRRRSGDPGSDLITGLLAAEVEGERLTHDETVVMISNLLVAAHDTTGSQIPCSILVALRHRDQLDGVAQDPTRLSAVAAETMRMEPSVPLIPRTAVASIELYDTVIPAEAMVFPCIAAACRDGSVWEDPDRFCPDRFSRPGTPRPLNFGAGTHYCLGTALAKLAVEECIRAVLAEVPPLYLTEDPSAIPWRQVLGRSPARLVVGSERPTVR is encoded by the coding sequence GTGGGCGCATTGCCGACTGTCGACCTGACTGGGAATCTGGCCGGTGATCTGCATGGGGTGTTGCGCGAGGCCGCGCGACGGGGCCCGTTGGCCAGAGATGAGATGACCGGCGCCGTTGTCGCGCTGCGCCAGCGCGATGTTGAACTGCTGGTGCGTGACAAGCGGCTCAATGGCATCGGCTTGACGCTGTTCGACATGATGGGCATCACCAGCGGGCCATTACGAGATTGGTACGGCCGGTTGATGTTTACCACCGAGGGCGATTACCACCAGCGGATGCGAACACTCGTCGCGCGTGCCTTTACGCCGCGGGCGGTTGCCGCACTGCAGGACGCCGCGGCCGAGCTGGCCGCCGCAGCGATCGGGTCGGCCAGGCGGAGCGGAGATCTGGTTCCCGCCGGTGCGGCCGTGGCGGCCGGACTGACCTGCCGCCTGCTCGGGGTGCCAGCTACCGATGTCCCCTTGTTCGCGCAGTGGGCGGACGCCCTGAGCCCGGTATTCTTCGTGATGACCCCGGACCAGATCGGCAATGCGACGCGCGCGGTCACAGAGTTGCAGAGCTATGTTCACGACCTCACCCGGCGGCGAAGCGGCGACCCCGGATCCGATCTGATTACCGGCCTGCTCGCTGCCGAGGTCGAAGGAGAACGGCTCACCCATGACGAAACGGTCGTGATGATCTCTAATCTCCTTGTAGCAGCGCATGATACAACGGGTAGCCAAATTCCCTGCAGTATCCTGGTCGCCCTGCGGCACCGCGACCAGCTGGACGGCGTGGCGCAAGATCCGACCCGTCTGTCCGCAGTTGCTGCCGAAACAATGCGGATGGAACCCAGTGTCCCGCTGATTCCGCGCACTGCCGTTGCGTCGATCGAGCTTTACGACACTGTGATCCCCGCCGAGGCGATGGTGTTTCCCTGCATTGCCGCGGCTTGTCGCGACGGGTCGGTATGGGAGGATCCCGATCGGTTCTGCCCCGATCGTTTCAGCCGGCCGGGGACCCCCAGACCGCTGAATTTCGGCGCCGGAACGCACTATTGCCTCGGTACCGCGCTTGCGAAGCTCGCGGTGGAAGAGTGCATACGGGCGGTGTTGGCAGAAGTGCCGCCGTTGTACCTGACCGAGGATCCGAGTGCGATACCGTGGCGACAGGTTCTCGGTCGTAGTCCAGCGCGACTCGTGGTTGGTTCCGAACGGCCGACTGTACGCTGA
- a CDS encoding glycoside hydrolase family 3 N-terminal domain-containing protein, with translation MVFSRTLALLAAVSTLVAACGHDAARPPASTTTSKPVAAPPAPPVCGDPTAKLSNRDKLAQLLMVGVKNADDARAVVNGYHVGGIFIGSWTDLSIFSGPLADIAGNAGPLPLAVSVDEEGGRVSRLKSLIGTAPSPKELARTQTTDQVRAQAAERGKKMHDLGITVDFAPVVDVTDEPDDSVIGDRSFGDNPKTVTEYAGAYAQGLRDAGVLPVLKHFPGHGHGSGDSHKGGVVTPPLPELINDDLVPYRTLVTNAPVAVMIGHLQVPGLTTNDEPASLSPAAVKLLRDGTGYGGPPFNGPVFSDDLSSMAAISDRYGVAEAVLRTLQAGTDIALWVTTDEVPAVLDRLEKALAAGELALPAVDQSLLRVATMKGPGRACEH, from the coding sequence ATGGTTTTTTCGCGCACCCTGGCCCTGCTGGCAGCCGTATCGACGCTGGTAGCCGCCTGTGGTCACGACGCCGCCCGGCCGCCGGCGTCGACGACGACCAGCAAGCCCGTCGCTGCGCCGCCCGCACCGCCGGTCTGCGGCGACCCGACGGCCAAGCTGTCCAACCGCGACAAGCTGGCCCAGTTGTTGATGGTGGGCGTGAAGAACGCCGACGACGCCCGCGCGGTGGTCAACGGCTACCACGTCGGCGGGATCTTCATCGGTAGTTGGACGGACCTCAGCATCTTCTCGGGGCCGTTGGCCGACATCGCCGGCAACGCCGGGCCGCTGCCGCTGGCGGTCAGCGTCGACGAAGAAGGCGGCCGGGTGTCGCGACTGAAGTCGCTGATCGGTACCGCGCCGTCCCCGAAGGAGCTGGCGCGCACCCAAACCACCGACCAGGTGCGCGCGCAGGCGGCCGAACGCGGCAAGAAGATGCACGACCTGGGCATCACCGTTGACTTCGCACCGGTCGTCGACGTCACCGACGAGCCCGACGACAGTGTGATCGGGGACCGCTCGTTCGGCGACAACCCCAAGACCGTCACCGAATACGCCGGGGCGTACGCGCAGGGGCTGCGCGACGCGGGGGTGCTGCCGGTGCTCAAGCATTTCCCCGGCCACGGCCATGGCTCCGGTGATTCGCACAAGGGCGGGGTCGTTACGCCGCCGCTGCCCGAGCTGATCAACGACGACCTCGTGCCCTATCGGACGCTGGTGACCAACGCCCCGGTCGCCGTGATGATCGGCCATCTGCAGGTGCCCGGACTGACCACCAACGACGAGCCGGCCAGCCTCAGCCCCGCTGCGGTCAAACTGCTGCGCGACGGCACCGGATACGGCGGCCCGCCGTTCAACGGCCCCGTCTTTAGTGACGACCTGTCGAGCATGGCGGCGATCTCGGACCGCTACGGGGTGGCTGAAGCGGTGCTGCGGACCTTGCAGGCCGGCACCGATATCGCGCTGTGGGTGACCACCGACGAGGTGCCCGCGGTGCTGGATCGACTCGAAAAGGCTTTGGCTGCAGGTGAATTGGCGTTGCCGGCGGTGGACCAGTCGCTGCTGCGGGTGGCCACCATGAAGGGACCCGGCCGGGCATGTGAACACTGA
- a CDS encoding DUF2613 domain-containing protein produces the protein MNRIIAPAAASVVVGLLLGAAAIFGVTLMVQQDTKPPLPGGDPQSSVLNRVEYGNRS, from the coding sequence ATGAACCGGATCATTGCGCCCGCCGCCGCGAGCGTGGTGGTTGGTTTGCTGCTGGGCGCGGCCGCGATCTTCGGGGTCACTCTGATGGTGCAACAGGACACGAAGCCGCCACTACCCGGGGGCGATCCGCAGTCGTCAGTGCTCAACCGGGTCGAATACGGCAACCGTAGCTAG
- a CDS encoding lipase maturation factor family protein, which produces MGWFSAPDYWVSRFVLERGVAAIYLIAFVAAARQFRALIGADGMLPVPRYLAGQSFWRTPSIFQLHYSDRLCTAVCWFGALLSAAIVLGAADLPPLWAAMALWATVWLLYLSIVNVGQVWYSFGWESLLLETGFLMIFLGNERVAPPMLTLWLGRLLLFRVEFGAGLIKMRGDPCWRDLTCLYYHHETQPMPGPLSWFFHHLPKPLHRIEVAGNHFAQLVVPFGLFAPQPIASLAAAIVVVTQLWLVLSGNFAWLNWVTIVLAFSAIDDAAVRRLLPITGHAPGPAPPLWFVVLVSTVAGGMLFLTYWPVRNMLSRRQRMNMSFNAFHLVNTYGAFGTIGRSRYEVVIEGTDEPSITAQTVWKEYEFKGKPGAVDRLPRQWAPYHLRLDWLMWFAAIAPGYAQPWLAPFLQRLLRNDRPTLRLLRHNPFPDSPPQYVRARLYQYRFTTVAELRRDRAWWHRTPVGQYVPPMSLR; this is translated from the coding sequence ATGGGATGGTTTTCTGCACCCGACTACTGGGTGAGCAGATTCGTGCTGGAACGCGGGGTCGCGGCCATCTACCTAATCGCATTCGTCGCGGCGGCCCGACAATTCCGGGCGTTGATCGGCGCCGACGGAATGCTGCCCGTGCCCAGGTACCTGGCGGGCCAGTCGTTTTGGCGGACACCCAGCATTTTTCAGCTGCACTATTCGGACCGGCTCTGCACGGCTGTGTGCTGGTTCGGTGCGCTGTTGTCGGCGGCGATTGTGCTCGGAGCGGCCGATCTGCCCCCGCTGTGGGCGGCGATGGCGCTGTGGGCGACGGTGTGGCTGCTGTACCTGTCGATCGTCAACGTCGGACAAGTCTGGTATTCGTTCGGGTGGGAATCTTTGTTGCTGGAAACCGGATTTCTGATGATCTTCCTCGGCAACGAGCGGGTCGCGCCGCCGATGCTGACGCTGTGGCTGGGGCGGCTCCTGCTGTTCCGGGTCGAGTTCGGGGCCGGGTTGATCAAGATGCGCGGCGACCCCTGCTGGCGCGATCTGACCTGCCTGTACTACCACCACGAGACCCAGCCGATGCCGGGCCCGCTGAGTTGGTTCTTCCACCACCTGCCCAAACCGCTTCACCGAATTGAAGTGGCTGGCAACCACTTTGCCCAACTCGTGGTGCCGTTCGGTCTGTTCGCGCCGCAACCAATAGCCAGTCTGGCCGCCGCCATCGTCGTCGTCACACAGTTGTGGCTGGTGTTGTCCGGCAATTTCGCCTGGCTCAACTGGGTGACGATCGTGCTGGCGTTCAGCGCCATCGATGATGCCGCGGTAAGGCGGCTGTTGCCGATAACCGGACACGCACCGGGGCCGGCGCCACCGTTGTGGTTCGTCGTCCTGGTCTCCACCGTTGCCGGCGGCATGCTGTTTTTGACCTATTGGCCGGTGCGCAACATGCTGTCGCGGCGGCAGCGAATGAACATGTCGTTCAACGCTTTTCATCTTGTCAATACCTACGGCGCGTTCGGTACTATCGGTCGGTCCCGCTATGAGGTGGTGATCGAGGGCACCGACGAACCGAGCATCACCGCGCAGACCGTGTGGAAGGAATACGAGTTCAAGGGCAAGCCCGGCGCGGTGGACCGGCTGCCCCGCCAGTGGGCGCCGTATCACCTGCGGCTGGACTGGCTGATGTGGTTCGCCGCGATCGCGCCGGGTTACGCCCAACCGTGGCTGGCGCCGTTTTTGCAGCGGCTGCTGCGCAACGACCGCCCCACGCTGCGACTGTTGCGGCACAACCCCTTCCCCGACTCCCCGCCGCAATACGTGCGTGCGCGGTTGTACCAGTACCGGTTCACCACTGTGGCGGAGTTGCGACGCGATCGCGCGTGGTGGCACCGCACGCCGGTGGGCCAGTACGTTCCGCCGATGTCACTGCGTTAG
- a CDS encoding chloride channel protein, with product MRRSPVRSSGRNVDFCCAVVIVGLLAGLAGLSTTFVLRIVSHLTYNYSFGTLLAGVTGSSPVRRVLGPMVGAAVAGLGWWLLRRRAPVPPLAGTIARQQPIPRLSWSVDAMLQVLLVGSGASLGREGAPRQFAAALADFGTGWLRRLDSRDREILLACAAGAGLGAVYAVPLAGALFSARIMLNTWHPRALGAAFLTSSLAVAIGSASTGDHPNLDWPIGESTYLLTAHGLLVAPFALAVGLAFNRLMAAARPACQPRGWMLIPALAAAGLVMGICSHWRPELPGNGRSILTVSLASGLTLSGAAAILALKPLLTALFLRAGGAGGLLTPSLATGAATGVLLVLTINWITGTDLHVPAVSLAGAAGVLAVTQGSPIWAAIFVWELARPPLWLFLVFLMTSTGAHALNRLRRVGALKRDERVG from the coding sequence GTGCGCCGTTCGCCCGTTCGCTCGTCGGGACGCAACGTCGACTTCTGCTGCGCGGTCGTCATAGTCGGATTGTTGGCCGGGTTGGCCGGGTTGTCGACCACGTTTGTGCTGCGCATCGTTTCGCACTTGACCTACAACTACAGTTTCGGCACCCTGCTGGCCGGAGTGACCGGCAGCAGCCCGGTGCGCCGGGTGTTGGGGCCGATGGTGGGCGCCGCGGTTGCGGGTCTGGGATGGTGGCTGCTGCGCCGCCGGGCCCCGGTGCCGCCCCTGGCCGGAACCATCGCCCGGCAGCAGCCGATTCCGCGGCTGTCGTGGAGTGTCGACGCCATGCTGCAGGTGCTGCTGGTCGGTTCGGGGGCGTCGCTGGGGCGCGAAGGGGCGCCGCGCCAATTTGCGGCGGCGCTCGCCGATTTCGGAACCGGATGGTTACGCCGGCTGGATTCCCGCGACCGAGAGATCCTGCTCGCGTGCGCGGCCGGGGCCGGTCTGGGCGCGGTATATGCCGTGCCGCTGGCCGGGGCGTTGTTCTCCGCCCGCATCATGCTCAACACCTGGCATCCGCGCGCACTGGGCGCCGCGTTTCTCACCTCCAGCCTGGCCGTCGCGATCGGTTCGGCCAGCACCGGCGATCATCCCAACCTGGATTGGCCGATCGGGGAGTCCACTTATCTGCTGACCGCGCACGGGCTGCTGGTGGCCCCGTTCGCCCTCGCGGTGGGCCTCGCGTTCAACCGGCTGATGGCGGCGGCGCGGCCCGCGTGCCAGCCGCGCGGCTGGATGCTGATTCCCGCTCTGGCGGCCGCCGGGCTGGTGATGGGCATCTGCTCGCATTGGCGGCCCGAATTGCCCGGCAACGGCCGCAGCATCCTGACCGTCAGCCTCGCCAGCGGGCTCACGCTGTCGGGGGCGGCGGCGATCCTTGCGCTCAAGCCCTTGCTGACCGCCTTGTTTCTGCGGGCCGGCGGCGCCGGCGGGCTGCTCACGCCGTCGCTGGCCACCGGTGCGGCGACGGGTGTGCTGCTGGTGCTGACGATCAACTGGATAACCGGGACAGACCTGCACGTGCCGGCGGTCTCGCTGGCCGGGGCCGCCGGGGTGCTCGCGGTCACCCAGGGCTCGCCGATCTGGGCCGCGATCTTCGTCTGGGAGCTGGCCCGGCCGCCGCTGTGGCTGTTCTTGGTGTTCCTGATGACCTCGACCGGCGCGCACGCGCTGAACAGGCTGCGCAGGGTCGGGGCGCTCAAGCGCGACGAACGAGTCGGCTGA
- a CDS encoding alpha-(1->3)-arabinofuranosyltransferase has product MSRRWLFLVGAISLALTFAQSPGQISPDTKLDLTANPLRFLLRATNLWNSELPFGQTQNQAYGYLFPHGTFFLIGHLLGVPGWMTQRLWWALLLTVGFWGVLRVAETLGIGSPTSRVIGATAFALSPRVLTTLGSISSETLPIMLAPWVLLPTILALQSGGRATSNRSVRTLAAQAGLAVALMGAVNAIATLAGCLPAVLWWACHRPNRVWWRYTGWWALSLVLATLWWVVALVLLRNVSPPFLDFIESSGVTTQWSSLVEMLRGTDSWTPFVAPNATAGAPLVTGSAAILATCLVAAAGLAGLASPRMPARGRLVTMLLVGVVLMAVGYSGGLGSPLAHQVQLFLDAAGAPLRNVHKLESVIRIPIVLGVAELLGRVPLPGSVPRSQWLHAFAHPERDKRVAVTVVVLTGLTVGTSLAWTARLTPPGTFSAIPRYWQEAADWLTTHNAAQAGGSAPGRVLVAPGAPFATQIWGTTHDEPLQVLGSSPWGVRDSIPLTPPQTIRALDSVQRLFAAGLPSAGLADTLARQGISYVVVRNDLDPNSSRSARPILVHRAIDGSPRLQKVAQFGDPVGPGALAGFVTDSGLRPRYPAVEIYRVVIPGAPGAPYFADTDRLARVDGGPEVLLRLDERRRLLGQPPLGPVLMTADARAAGLPMPAGAAVTVTDTPVARETDYGRVDEHSSAVRADGDSRHTFNRVPDYPVPGAAPVVGGWNGGRITVSSSSSDSTAMPDVAPATAPAAAVDGDPATAWVTNALQAAVGQWLQVTFDHPVTNAAITLTPSATAVGSQVRRIVIDTATGSTTLRFDQAGTPLTTALPYGETPWVRITAAGTDDGSSGVQFGITDLSITQYDASGFAHPVDLRHTVRVPGPPPGSAVAGWDLGSELLGRPGCAAAAGSVRCAPSMSLAPEEPVNFSRTLTVPTPVSVTPRVWVRPRQGPRLADLIAEPNTVRAQGDSDTVDILGSAFAVTDGDPATAWTAPQRVVQHKTAPTLRLTLPRPTEVTGLRLLPGRSTLPARPTMVAVDLGDGPQVRELRHGDDEGAQTLPLRPRVTDTVTVSLLDWQDIIDRNALGFDQLKPPGLAEIAVLGSDGNPVAPADAARNRSREIFVDCDHGPVIAVAGRFVHTSIRTTAAMLLDGAPVPVEPCDRNPIALPTGQQEFLISPGAQFVVDGAQLLTTGIADLPNAAGVSTTPAVTGGWGPDHREVRAPASAVSRVLVIPESINPGWVARTGNGNRLTPVAVNGWQQGWVVPPGDPGTITLTFPSNGLYRVGLAFGLALLPLLALLAGWRTRRGCADDAPATPWSPGPWAAVAVTAAGALIAGAGGVVVVGGALGLRYALRHRQRWRDRATVAAAAGGLILAGAALSRHPWRAVDGYAGHAASVQLLALVSIAAVAASVVVLPRQRGAPPGD; this is encoded by the coding sequence CTGTCCCGCCGCTGGCTGTTCTTGGTCGGCGCGATCTCCCTGGCGTTGACGTTCGCCCAATCGCCGGGGCAGATCTCGCCCGACACCAAACTGGACCTCACCGCGAACCCGCTGCGCTTCCTGCTGCGTGCGACGAACCTGTGGAACAGCGAACTCCCGTTCGGGCAAACCCAGAACCAGGCCTATGGCTACCTGTTTCCGCACGGCACCTTCTTCTTGATCGGTCATCTGCTCGGCGTGCCGGGCTGGATGACGCAGCGCCTGTGGTGGGCGTTGTTGCTCACGGTCGGCTTTTGGGGTGTGCTGCGGGTCGCCGAGACGCTGGGCATCGGCAGCCCGACGTCGCGGGTTATCGGCGCGACCGCGTTCGCGCTGTCCCCGCGGGTGTTGACCACACTCGGGTCGATCTCCTCGGAGACCTTGCCGATCATGCTGGCGCCCTGGGTGTTGCTGCCCACGATCCTGGCGCTCCAATCAGGGGGGCGCGCAACCAGCAATCGCTCGGTGCGCACACTGGCCGCTCAGGCCGGGCTGGCCGTCGCACTGATGGGTGCGGTCAACGCGATCGCCACCCTGGCCGGATGCCTGCCGGCCGTGCTGTGGTGGGCGTGTCACCGGCCAAACCGGGTGTGGTGGCGCTACACCGGGTGGTGGGCGCTGAGCCTGGTATTGGCCACGCTGTGGTGGGTGGTTGCCCTGGTGCTCCTGCGCAACGTCAGCCCTCCGTTTCTGGATTTCATCGAATCCTCCGGGGTGACGACGCAGTGGTCCTCGCTGGTCGAGATGCTGCGGGGGACCGACAGCTGGACCCCGTTCGTGGCGCCCAACGCGACCGCGGGGGCCCCGCTGGTAACCGGATCCGCGGCCATCCTGGCGACCTGCCTGGTCGCCGCCGCGGGCCTGGCCGGGCTGGCCAGCCCGCGCATGCCGGCGCGCGGGCGGCTGGTGACGATGCTGCTCGTCGGGGTGGTCTTGATGGCCGTCGGCTACTCGGGCGGGCTGGGCTCGCCGCTAGCCCACCAGGTGCAGCTGTTCTTGGACGCCGCGGGCGCCCCGCTGCGCAACGTGCACAAGCTGGAATCGGTCATCCGCATCCCGATCGTGCTCGGTGTCGCCGAGCTGCTGGGCCGGGTGCCGCTTCCGGGCAGCGTGCCCCGGTCCCAGTGGCTGCACGCCTTCGCCCATCCCGAGCGCGACAAACGCGTCGCCGTGACGGTGGTGGTGCTGACCGGGCTGACCGTCGGCACCTCACTGGCCTGGACCGCCCGGCTCACGCCACCGGGTACGTTCAGCGCCATCCCGCGGTATTGGCAGGAGGCCGCTGACTGGCTCACCACGCACAACGCTGCTCAGGCCGGCGGGTCTGCCCCCGGCCGCGTGCTGGTGGCCCCCGGGGCCCCGTTCGCCACCCAGATCTGGGGCACCACCCACGACGAACCACTGCAGGTGCTTGGCAGCAGCCCGTGGGGCGTACGCGACTCCATTCCGTTGACACCGCCGCAGACCATCCGGGCGCTGGACTCGGTGCAGCGACTCTTCGCCGCCGGACTACCCTCCGCGGGTCTCGCGGATACCCTTGCCCGACAAGGAATTTCATATGTCGTAGTACGCAACGACTTGGACCCGAACTCGTCACGGTCGGCCCGCCCGATCCTGGTGCACCGCGCCATCGACGGGTCCCCACGACTGCAGAAGGTGGCGCAGTTCGGCGACCCCGTGGGGCCGGGAGCGTTGGCCGGCTTCGTCACCGACAGCGGACTGCGTCCGCGCTACCCCGCGGTGGAGATCTACCGGGTGGTGATACCGGGCGCGCCCGGTGCGCCCTACTTCGCCGACACCGATCGGCTGGCCCGCGTCGACGGTGGGCCCGAAGTGCTGCTACGCCTCGACGAGCGGCGCCGGCTGCTCGGCCAGCCGCCACTGGGGCCGGTGCTGATGACCGCCGACGCCCGGGCGGCCGGTCTTCCGATGCCCGCCGGTGCCGCCGTGACCGTGACCGATACCCCGGTGGCGCGCGAGACCGACTACGGCCGGGTCGACGAGCATTCGTCGGCCGTGCGAGCCGACGGCGACAGCCGGCATACCTTTAATCGGGTACCGGACTACCCGGTCCCCGGCGCCGCGCCGGTCGTCGGCGGGTGGAACGGCGGGCGGATCACCGTGTCGAGTTCGTCCTCGGACTCCACCGCTATGCCCGACGTCGCACCGGCGACCGCTCCCGCCGCTGCGGTCGACGGTGATCCGGCCACCGCGTGGGTGACCAACGCGCTGCAGGCCGCCGTCGGGCAGTGGCTGCAGGTCACCTTCGACCACCCGGTGACCAACGCCGCCATCACCCTGACCCCCAGCGCAACCGCCGTCGGCTCCCAGGTCCGCCGCATCGTGATCGACACCGCCACGGGCAGCACCACGCTGCGGTTCGACCAGGCCGGTACGCCGCTGACCACCGCACTGCCCTATGGCGAGACGCCCTGGGTGCGGATCACCGCCGCGGGCACCGACGACGGATCCAGCGGCGTGCAGTTCGGCATCACCGACCTGTCGATCACCCAGTACGACGCCTCGGGCTTCGCGCACCCGGTCGACCTGCGCCACACCGTGCGGGTGCCCGGGCCGCCGCCGGGCTCGGCGGTGGCGGGCTGGGACCTCGGCTCGGAATTGCTCGGCCGGCCCGGCTGCGCGGCGGCCGCCGGCAGCGTGCGCTGCGCGCCGTCGATGTCGTTGGCCCCGGAGGAGCCGGTCAACTTCAGCCGCACCCTGACCGTGCCCACACCGGTGTCGGTGACACCACGGGTATGGGTCCGGCCGCGGCAGGGCCCCAGGCTGGCCGACCTGATCGCCGAGCCGAATACCGTTCGCGCCCAGGGCGATTCCGATACGGTCGACATCCTCGGTTCGGCGTTCGCCGTCACCGACGGCGACCCGGCGACGGCCTGGACCGCGCCACAGCGGGTGGTGCAGCACAAGACGGCCCCCACCCTGAGGCTGACGCTGCCGCGCCCCACCGAGGTCACCGGGCTGCGGCTGCTGCCGGGCCGGTCGACATTGCCCGCTCGGCCAACGATGGTGGCTGTCGACCTTGGCGACGGCCCGCAGGTGCGCGAACTGCGGCATGGCGATGACGAGGGGGCGCAGACCTTGCCGTTGCGCCCGCGGGTGACCGACACCGTCACCGTCAGCCTGCTGGACTGGCAGGACATCATCGACCGCAACGCGTTGGGCTTCGACCAGCTCAAGCCGCCCGGCCTGGCCGAGATCGCGGTGCTCGGCAGTGACGGCAATCCCGTCGCCCCCGCCGACGCGGCCCGCAACCGGTCGCGTGAAATCTTCGTCGACTGCGATCACGGCCCGGTCATCGCGGTCGCCGGCCGGTTCGTGCACACCTCGATCCGCACGACGGCGGCCATGTTGCTCGACGGTGCGCCGGTCCCCGTCGAGCCGTGCGATCGCAACCCAATTGCCCTACCGACCGGCCAACAGGAATTTTTGATCAGCCCCGGCGCTCAGTTCGTCGTCGACGGGGCCCAACTGCTGACCACCGGCATCGCCGATTTACCCAACGCAGCAGGGGTTTCGACGACACCGGCGGTAACCGGTGGGTGGGGCCCCGATCACCGCGAGGTACGCGCCCCGGCCTCGGCCGTCTCCCGGGTCCTGGTGATCCCCGAAAGTATCAACCCGGGCTGGGTGGCCCGCACTGGGAACGGGAACCGACTGACGCCGGTGGCCGTCAACGGCTGGCAGCAAGGCTGGGTGGTGCCCCCCGGAGATCCCGGCACGATCACGTTGACCTTCCCCTCCAACGGGCTGTACCGGGTTGGGTTGGCCTTCGGTCTGGCGCTACTGCCGCTGTTGGCTCTGCTGGCGGGGTGGCGCACCCGGCGGGGATGCGCGGACGACGCGCCCGCGACGCCATGGTCCCCGGGCCCCTGGGCCGCGGTGGCGGTGACGGCGGCCGGGGCGCTGATCGCCGGGGCAGGCGGCGTCGTCGTGGTCGGCGGCGCGCTGGGACTGCGTTACGCACTGCGGCACCGGCAACGGTGGCGCGATCGGGCCACCGTCGCGGCGGCTGCCGGCGGCCTGATCTTGGCCGGGGCGGCACTGTCGCGACACCCGTGGCGCGCGGTCGACGGTTATGCCGGGCATGCTGCGAGTGTGCAGCTACTCGCGCTGGTTTCGATCGCCGCCGTCGCCGCGTCGGTGGTCGTGCTGCCCAGGCAGCGAGGCGCGCCACCCGGCGATTGA